The stretch of DNA GCACTTGCCTTGTTATTTGCGCCTTTGCAGAAGGATATGGCTGCGCTAGACGGTAAAGTGAAAGGGGTATTCCTAGAGATTTTAACCGCGTTAGGTCAAGGTAATAGTGTTGCTAGTCAGTATCGCCGTAAACTTTACACCTTACTTTACTGATAAAGGTCAATATCTCGACTAATTTGCCTCAAGTGAGGCTAAAGTCGAAGGGAAATCGCTTCAAAATGGCGGCTATTTATGCGAAGATCGCCGCCCTAAACATAATAATACCAATCGCGTGACCAAACTTTAGACTTTTGTCTGTGTTAGAGGTTGGTATAACAATGCGAAATAAGAGGAAGATTGAGATGCGCATTATGCTATTAGGTGCCCCAGGTGCCGGTAAAGGTACCCAAGCCCAATTCATCATGGAAAAGTACGGTATTCCTCAAATTTCAACGGGTGACATGCTGCGCGCTGCAGTAAAAGCGGGCACTCCACTTGGCTTAGAAGCTAAGAAAGTGATGGATGCCGGTCAATTGGTATCTGACGAGTTAATTATTGGTCTTGTGAAAGAGCGTGTTGCACAAGATGATTGCGCTGATGGATTTCTATTAGATGGTTTTCCGCGCACAATTCCTCAAGCCGATGCAATGGCAACTGGCGGCATTACTATCGATCATGTTGTTGAGATCGACGTGCCAGACGAAGAGATCGTTAAACGTATGAGCGGCCGTCGAGT from Shewanella sp. Choline-02u-19 encodes:
- the adk gene encoding adenylate kinase — protein: MRIMLLGAPGAGKGTQAQFIMEKYGIPQISTGDMLRAAVKAGTPLGLEAKKVMDAGQLVSDELIIGLVKERVAQDDCADGFLLDGFPRTIPQADAMATGGITIDHVVEIDVPDEEIVKRMSGRRVHPGSGRVYHIVFNQPKVEGKDDVTGEDLAIRPDDEETTVRKRLDIYHEQTKPLVEYYGAVAAKGDATYNKFDGTQTVTKVSQEIVAVLG